A genomic stretch from Telopea speciosissima isolate NSW1024214 ecotype Mountain lineage chromosome 7, Tspe_v1, whole genome shotgun sequence includes:
- the LOC122669952 gene encoding uncharacterized protein LOC122669952, protein MAEPSSSFCSAKFLVVICLITAIPLALVISLERRIKSEEGYGGSYEYYSNGWLRESCKWDDLNRRFLISSFDGGLSQILLPHDHNSGTVLLEEAVVHDDEVAGNATLGIVIDRSRNRLLVAIADVLGNRYGAVAAYDLTTWNRLFLTQLSGLPGDEKSFADDVAVDSDGNAYITDAKNNKIWKVGVEGDLKYVIKSPLFHPKEWYKTFVGLNGIVYHPKGFLLVIHTFTGNLFKIDHLGDVKEEVQVKLVKLVGGGSLALGDGMELMSPTKLVVAGSTPSGRLVESLDEWETAKVVAKYSGPLHRLATGVTVKDGKPYLNHMFGLGLPRRKHVIVEAAFSPV, encoded by the exons ATGGCCGAACCATCATCTTCCTTCTGCTCTGCTAAATTTCTGGTAGTGATTTGCCTAATAACGGCGATTCCTCTGGCACTGGTGATATCGTTGGAGAGGAGAATCAAATCGGAAGAGGGTTACGGAGGCAGTTACGAGTACTACAGTAATGGATGGTTGAGGGAGAGTTGCAAATGGGACGATCTCAACCGTCGGTTCCTCATCTCCTCCTTCGACGGCGGTCTCTCCCAGATCTTACTTCCCCATGATCACAACTCCGGCACAGTTTTGCTGGAAGAGGCCGTCGTCCATGACGATGAGGTTGCAGGAAACGCCACTTTGGGGATCGTGATTGACCGGAGCAGGAATCGCCTTCTCGTTGCCATTGCCGATGTCCTCGGCAATCGTTATGGTGCCGTCGCTGCTTACGATCTCACCACCTGGAATCGCCTCTTCCTCACTCAGCTCAGCGGCCTACCAG GGGATGAGAAGTCATTCGCAGATGATGTGGCAGTGGATTCAGATGGCAATGCTTACATAACAGATGCCAAGAACAACAAGATATGGAAGGTAGGGGTGGAGGGAGACCTTAAATATGTGATCAAAAGCCCACTTTTCCACCCCAAGGAGTGGTACAAGACTTTTGTAGGCCTCAATGGTATAGTTTACCATCCTAAGGGTTTCTTGCTAGTTATCCACACCTTCACTGGCAATCTCTTCAAGATAGATCATTTGGGGGATGTTAAGGAAGAGGTTCAAGTTAAGTTAGTTAAGTTGGTTGGAGGAGGTTCTTTGGCCCTTGGGGATGGCATGGAGCTTATGTCTCCTACAAAGCTTGTAGTAGCAGGATCAACACCTTCTGGGAGATTGGTTGAGAGCTTGGATGAATGGGAAACCGCGAAGGTGGTCGCTAAGTACTCCGGGCCTTTGCATCGGTTAGCCACCGGCGTTACTGTCAAGGATGGAAAGCCATATCTGAACCACATGTTTGGCTTGGGACTGCCTAGGAGAAAGCATGTCATCGTCGAGGCCGCCTTCTCCCCGGTTTAA